The proteins below are encoded in one region of Drosophila santomea strain STO CAGO 1482 chromosome 3R, Prin_Dsan_1.1, whole genome shotgun sequence:
- the LOC120452561 gene encoding huntingtin-interacting protein K — protein MTEAEEINGREEVEDDEQDQKQKKSDVKRHDDGAADLERVTDYAEEKEISAANISSAVEQFGNQRNKENELRVAKEKELQKVQVKKEDIELIMNELLVSKAHAEKVLREQSGDVVAALEAIISN, from the exons ATGACGGAAGCAGAGGAAATCAACGGCAGAGAAGAAGTGGAGGATGATGAGCAGGatcaaaagcaaaagaaatcCGACGTGAAACGACATGACGACGGCGCCGCAG ACTTGGAACGTGTTACGGATTATGCCGAGGAAAAGGAGATATCTGCGGCCAACATTTCCAGC GCTGTGGAACAGTTTGGCAACCAGCGCAACAAGGAGAACGAGCTGCGAGTAGCCAAAGAAAAGGAGCTTCAGAAGGTCCAAGTCAAGAAGGAGGACATTGAACTGATT ATGAACGAGCTGCTGGTTAGCAAGGCGCATGCCGAGAAAGTGCTCCGCGAGCAGAGCGGCGACGTGGTGGCCGCCTTGGAAGCCATCATCAGCAACTGA
- the LOC120452560 gene encoding dnaJ homolog subfamily B member 12 isoform X1: MDGNKDEAQRCIDFAVQALAEGKFEKAEKFLLKAEKLFPTENAKRLLAQVKSTPGNGSNGKTRTAAPSDEKDSGPRKRVNSDSRSNAPDYTNDQLEAVRKVKKCKDFYEVLGVSKTATDSEIKKAYKKLALQLHPDKNKAPGAVEAFKALGNAAGVLTDAEKRKNYDLYGINESHNGHGNSGGGHHGHGQYYNNEYGYSRGFQADISAEELFNMFFNGGFPQQNVYMRQQRRRHQAREDREGNNSSALVNLLPILLLIGLSMMSSFFISDPMYSLTPSHKYSVKRETNSLKVPYYVKDNFYSEYQGSVARLEESVEEDFVNHLKHSCSRERNYREAMLGKARTFGDRDLYRKAQNINTPSCDNLQKAAMRHQVFPSNVW; the protein is encoded by the exons ATGGACGGCAACAAGGACGAGGCCCAGCGGTGCATCGATTTCGCGGTCCAGGCGCTCGCCGAGGGAAAATTCGAAAAGGCCGAGAAGTTCCTTCTCAAGGCGGAGAAACTCTTTCCCACGGAGAATGCCAAAC GGCTACTTGCCCAGGTGAAGAGCACTCCGGGCAACGGCAGCAATGGCAAAACCCGTACAGCGGCTCCCAGCGATGAGAAGGACAGCGGGCCTAGGAAACGTGTGAACTCGGATTCCCGCTCCAATGCCCCAGATTACACCAATGATCAATTGGAGGCTGTGCGAAAGGTCAAAAA ATGTAAGGACTTCTATGAAGTACTGGGCGTGAGCAAGACGGCCACTGACTCGGAGATCAAAAAGGCCTACAAGAAGCTCGCTCTGCAATTGCATCCGGACAAGAACAAGGCTCCCGGAGCGGTGGAGGCTTTCAAGGCTCTTGGCAATGCTGCTGGCGTACTTACGGATGCCGAAAAGCGCAAGAACTACGACCTGTATGGCATCAATGAGTCGCACAATGGACACGGCAACAGTGGTGGCGGACAccatggacatggccagtACTACAACAACGAGTATGGATATTCGCGTGGATTCCAGGCTGACATCAGTGCCGAGGAGCTGTTCAACATGTTCTTCAACGGCGGGTTCCCACAGCAGAATGTCTACatgcggcagcagcggcgccGTCATCAGGCTCGCGAGGATCGAGAA GGAAACAACTCCTCGGCTTTGGTCAACTTGCTGCCCATCTTGCTGCTTATCGGACTCTCCATGATGTCGTCCTTCTTCATCTCGGACCCCATGTACAGCCTGACACCCTCTCA TAAATATTCTGTGAAGCGTGAGACAAACTCCCTAAAGGTACCATACTACGTAAAGGACAACTTCTATTCAGAGTATCAGGGATCTGTAGCCCGTCTAGAGGAATCTGTGGAGGAGGACTTCGTCAATCATCTGAAACACTCGTGCAGTCGAGAGCGGAATTATC GCGAGGCAATGCTGGGCAAGGCGCGCACCTTTGGCGATCGGGACCTGTACAGAAAGGCGCAGAACATCAACACGCCTTCGTGCGATAATCTGCAAAA AGCTGCTATGAGGCATCAGGTTTTCCCTAGTAACGTTTGGTAG
- the LOC120452560 gene encoding dnaJ homolog subfamily B member 12 isoform X2: MDGNKDEAQRCIDFAVQALAEGKFEKAEKFLLKAEKLFPTENAKRLLAQVKSTPGNGSNGKTRTAAPSDEKDSGPRKRVNSDSRSNAPDYTNDQLEAVRKVKKCKDFYEVLGVSKTATDSEIKKAYKKLALQLHPDKNKAPGAVEAFKALGNAAGVLTDAEKRKNYDLYGINESHNGHGNSGGGHHGHGQYYNNEYGYSRGFQADISAEELFNMFFNGGFPQQNVYMRQQRRRHQAREDREGNNSSALVNLLPILLLIGLSMMSSFFISDPMYSLTPSHKYSVKRETNSLKVPYYVKDNFYSEYQGSVARLEESVEEDFVNHLKHSCSRERNYREAMLGKARTFGDRDLYRKAQNINTPSCDNLQKYLIT, encoded by the exons ATGGACGGCAACAAGGACGAGGCCCAGCGGTGCATCGATTTCGCGGTCCAGGCGCTCGCCGAGGGAAAATTCGAAAAGGCCGAGAAGTTCCTTCTCAAGGCGGAGAAACTCTTTCCCACGGAGAATGCCAAAC GGCTACTTGCCCAGGTGAAGAGCACTCCGGGCAACGGCAGCAATGGCAAAACCCGTACAGCGGCTCCCAGCGATGAGAAGGACAGCGGGCCTAGGAAACGTGTGAACTCGGATTCCCGCTCCAATGCCCCAGATTACACCAATGATCAATTGGAGGCTGTGCGAAAGGTCAAAAA ATGTAAGGACTTCTATGAAGTACTGGGCGTGAGCAAGACGGCCACTGACTCGGAGATCAAAAAGGCCTACAAGAAGCTCGCTCTGCAATTGCATCCGGACAAGAACAAGGCTCCCGGAGCGGTGGAGGCTTTCAAGGCTCTTGGCAATGCTGCTGGCGTACTTACGGATGCCGAAAAGCGCAAGAACTACGACCTGTATGGCATCAATGAGTCGCACAATGGACACGGCAACAGTGGTGGCGGACAccatggacatggccagtACTACAACAACGAGTATGGATATTCGCGTGGATTCCAGGCTGACATCAGTGCCGAGGAGCTGTTCAACATGTTCTTCAACGGCGGGTTCCCACAGCAGAATGTCTACatgcggcagcagcggcgccGTCATCAGGCTCGCGAGGATCGAGAA GGAAACAACTCCTCGGCTTTGGTCAACTTGCTGCCCATCTTGCTGCTTATCGGACTCTCCATGATGTCGTCCTTCTTCATCTCGGACCCCATGTACAGCCTGACACCCTCTCA TAAATATTCTGTGAAGCGTGAGACAAACTCCCTAAAGGTACCATACTACGTAAAGGACAACTTCTATTCAGAGTATCAGGGATCTGTAGCCCGTCTAGAGGAATCTGTGGAGGAGGACTTCGTCAATCATCTGAAACACTCGTGCAGTCGAGAGCGGAATTATC GCGAGGCAATGCTGGGCAAGGCGCGCACCTTTGGCGATCGGGACCTGTACAGAAAGGCGCAGAACATCAACACGCCTTCGTGCGATAATCTGCAAAAGTATTTAATCACATAA